GTTTGGAACAGCACAAcgtctgactgtgtgtgaggTGAGGTTGCTTACCGCACAGGGAATATTTGGTACTATGTTGCTGTTCTCtgctacctctctctttctctctaaatTCACATATCAATAAAATGTGCTTTATTGGCTTGAGAAACAAGTGTTAAAAttgcaaagcaggtgaacaattaGGAGGTCAAagtataaaacaaacaaaatacaaatcaaatattaaatatgaatatattaattaatatatcactctgtttatcaaaacatctctctctctctctctctctctctctctctctctctctctctctctctctctctctctctctctctccctctccctctccctctccctctctttctctctctccctcttcctctccctccccctccctctctctctctctctgattggctgacttaCTGGGCGCCACTCTATTACGTTAGCTGACTGGCTGATCTGTTAGCTGACAGACGATCAGACAGATGTACATTCCACATGGTTTCCTCTCTTATGATCACCCTGAGCATGTCACGTGTTTTTCCTCTTTCAGCGAGATAACATTTGTATGCACTGACAACTGTATGAAGTGGAACCCACAtcgcacacatcacacacactctgtagcGGTACTACCCTCATCAGATTTTCAAAATAGACGACAGGTCCCAGAAGAAGTCTTGAATTTCCTAGATCAAAAATGAGGGGGTCGTAGAAGAAAGTAAAGTAAGAACAGTAATAGGATTAGGAATTATTCCTGATGACGATGATCACGATCGTGGATGTATAACTCTCCTCTGTGCTCTTAATGAAACGGTATAGTCTGGACGGTTCTCCGTGCTGACCGCTGCGTGTCCCCCTGTCCACAGGCGGGCAGCCCCACCTCGGTGAACGCACCATGCAGCTTCTCCAGGACGTCCGTCACTCCGTCCAACCAGGACATCTGCAGGTATACCCGCTCCTCCTTCGTGACCCCAGTGTCTGACCACTGACCCCTTGACCCTTCTATGTGAGCACTGACGTCCGGGATTCAGGGCTCTCCGGATGCTAATGATGTTAGCGGTTCGGGGAGTTCTTTTCATCCCAGGAAGGACATCTCTTACGCTGAAATGGACACTGACAGAGTCGGGCCGGGCTCGTCCTACAAACAGGGTTGGAAGGATTCCCTGAATCATTTAGTGCGCAGTGATGTTTGATTAAGGCCGTCGCGGCCAAAGCCCTTAAATGTCTCTTGATTTAAGTCctattttatttcattcattatttcgTTTTTCTTTTAATGCATACCATCTGTGTTTCATTCCATTTTTCCCTTCTCTACCCCCccgccctccgcctcctccctcctcttcaacCATGACTGTTTGCACGAacccttcctcacacacacacacacgcacatacgcacacacgcacgcacgcacacgctcacgcacacacgcaaacagcgGCAGCAGCCGGGACCGGGGCGTGCAGAGACAGCAGAGCACGGTGGTTCTGTTGAGTTCCCACTGTAAACACTCCccgtggggcgggggggtctcGGTCACCGCGCTGTGTGCCCCCCTACCGCCACCgcccccgccaccaccgcccccgccaccaccgccactgctGCCGCCCCACCAGCCGCCCAGACCCCCGGGCGGGGTCTCCTCGGGGGGCACGGACTGGCTCTCcctcctccggcccccccccgccgtcgTCCTCGCCCCCGCCGGCAGCCTCCGCTTCTCCCACTCGCTGAACGACATCGGGCGCCGCGCGGACAGCCTGTGCAGCGGCCTGCACTTCATCGACCGCACCTGCTCCGACGGAGAGCTGCAGGGGGGGCGGCCCGACCCGCCCGGCGGCAGCGCGGCGCCGCATCAGACCGCCGACCCGCCGGGCGGCCGCGGCCCCCAGCCACGGCCCCCGCCCTACCTGGTCCCCTCCTTCACCAACAACTACCAGTACATGGTGCCAGCAACCGTGGGGTCCCACCCCCAGCACCATCAGCGCTCCCCCGGCCAACCCCAAGCCATCCCCCGCccccaaccacaacaacaacagcaacaacagcgacaacaacaacaacaacaacaacaacaacagcgaggACAGCACCCCTCCCCCGGCTCCAACgacgtcctccacctcttcctcccgctgtcccactcctccacctcggCCAGCCTGCAGGGCTTCGAGCTGGGCAGCTTGGCCTCTCGCCTGCacatcagctcctcctccagcgcccTGCTGGGCGGCACCGAGCCAGGGCGGGCCCCGCAGGGCCTCCTGCTGGGGGCGGACGGGGACGACAGTGTGTTCGAGGAGGACCAGGGGACGAGGAGCGGCAGGAGCAGCGGCAGCGGAGCGTCCTTGGGGGGTAACTCCCGTGCCGGGCTGAGCTCCCAGCAGGCGCCCCTCTGCTGTATGGATGAGGACGAGGACCTGGACCGCTGCCCGTCCTCGCTCTCTGGCAAGAGCAGGCCTTTCTTACCCTATTCCCTGTCTGGGGACTTCTGCAGGTGGGTGCCTCCATCTGGGCCGCGTAGCGCTCCCTGACCCCCCCACCTGGCCATACCAAGTAGTATTAACCCTGCAGTCCCCTGTAGAGTCCCAGGTCAGCAGACCTCCCCTGTGGTCGGCTCAAGCTTCTCCAACCACCTCCCTGAGCGCCAGTGGACTCCCAAGTTGTCCAACGGGCTAGACTGTAGACTAGCTGATGGAACATAACGGTAGAACACACGTACAACGCCTGGACGATGAGATGTGTGGCTGTGGGTGACCAGCTAGAAGTGGTGAATGCATAAACATAATCACATGACACGATGAAACAAATCCAACAAGCCGCCTTCATGCCCTTTGCTGTGCACCTCTCCCATAACTTCTCCCTGTCGATCCCTCCATGCCCTACATCCTGTCTTGTCAAATTCAGCATCCCCTTTCCTCCAGGCTTTTCTTTTACGATGCGAGAAATCTTTAAATGTCCCCCTGCTGCCAGTGTGTGATCGGTGACTGGATGGGTGATGATGAGAGGGTTTTCATGTCGGTTATCAGATGGAACATGTCATCTGAAGCGCGTATTTGTGTTGAAACGCACTGGCTCATGCAGTAAGCGTGAGGGGAAAACACTGGTGTTCTGgccctgttgtttttgtctgtgtaacTTCCTTTGCAATGGTCTGTGAAAGGATTTATACAGACGTTTTGCAAGTCTTACAGACTCATGGGAATTCAAAGACCCATGATCAACTTTGATTCAACTCCTACCCggtttttctattattattttattcccCCCCTTTCTTTTGTGATTTCTGGTCCTTGAACCATTCCATACTCTACCGTCTAGAACTGCAATGTCTGATATGAGCTATCTATCAATGTCTCCCACTGTCCTCATTCTTCGTAATGTATATTTAATGTTCAGTTAGATCGAGTACTTGATATCCCTAATGGCCATTCATACACTGACAGACTTTCTCCCAGTGCAGCACAGAAACTTTATGTTCCCCACTAAAGTTGCTGCTGCGTGCCCTGGCCAGGGCGCTCTTGTTCAGACATATTATATGATGTGTATCAATCATAAGGGTATCATATGTAACCTACATCTAACACTGAATGTGTTATGGAGTGTGATGTGTACCCTGCAAgtaaagaaaataatacaataatacacCATCTGCAATGAAGAGGGAAATCGAACTACCGTAGACTAGGGTACTAGGGGTGATGGTTTAACTACTGTAAACCATGGTACAGGAGGATGTTGGTTTAACTACTGTAAACCAGGGTGCTGGGCGGTGCTGGTTTAACTACCGTAAACCAGCACTAGGAAGATCTAGACTAGAGACTCAGATGTCAGGCTGGAAtaaatttgtgtgtttgtataaaacTGTTGTTGTATACAAGAGCCGTGTTTTGGAAAGTTGAATTCAAAGGGACATTGGATACAGACCGTTCTGCACTTACTGCAGTTTGTTTTGCCCTCTGCACAACAAATTTGCAGAGAAATGGTATTGTTTCATCCTCCGGCACATCAACCAGTGCTTATGCTAGCTTCTTTTCAGCTGCTCATCATTGTAATTTAAACTTGCTCAAAAATGTAATGACAAGATTTTGATTGGCCATTTCAAATCATAGTGTCACCCTTGACACGCCCTGCCTGTAGTGTTATGGGGACAGTAACACCGTCATGTTATGGGGACAGTAAACACATTAGTGTTATGGTTACAGTAACACATTAGTCTTATGGGGACAGTAATACAGTAATGTTATGGGGACTGTATTACGGTAATGTCATGGGGACTGTATTACAGTAATGTTATGAGGACAgtaatagaataatgttagggGGACAGTAATAGATTAATGTTAGAGGGGATAGTTACACAGGATCCTGTAATACAGCTGATTGCCCGGAGACCTTGCGGGGAGGATGTGATCTCAGGGTAAGGTTAGTTGAGGCGGAGGGATCAGGGCGTAGATTATAGGCTTCAAATAGCCTTGCACAGACTCTGACTCGCAAGCACATTATCTCACCCCAGGCTGTGGTCAGGTGGCTCGACGCATGAGCTCGCGGCCCCTCGGAGCATCTGATTGGGGGACAATGTGCCGTGTGTTTTTGGTTCACAAACAGGACTTAGTGGTTATAAGGACTCCTTCTTTGTTATGGACACTACCACAGATGGTGCTCCGCACACAGCAGCGGTCCTTTGTGTAGTGCTTCTGATGTCCATCGTGAATACAATCCAACTGCTCATCGTGAACAGATGTTATGTATCCCAAGAACGCAACAAGTTTTGTGTATTACttctataatattatattaaagCAAATACTTCTAccatatattatatcatatcgTTCTGTTTGTCTGAAGGCCTCTGAAAGTCACTTCTCAGTATTTGGTCTGTTCCTTGTTATAGAAGTAACAGGCATTTTAATGAAGAAAAGGTTGGTGTTTGCATGCATGGAATGTGCTTTCAGTGGAGAATTGGATCGGGTTTGGATGTGATCAGGAAAACCCTGGGAGAGAGCAGAGCATGGGATGCTCACACAAACAACATGCCTCTTATGTAACTCTCCCTGCTACCCTCGGCTCATGGCTTTGTACAATTCTGTTTATCTGGAATGTGGTGGAGTAAATCAAATACCAACACGGCCCTGGTCTTGGGCATGATGAGAATTTGAAACGTGAATACAAAGACCACTGCGAGAGGAAGGTGTGAGAATGTGGGCTGATGCGCAGACAGCACATGCAACACAAATatgccacataaataacatATTACATCTGAATAATTTCCCTCACTGGAAGGCGGCTGAAAACATAGGCCCTCTGTGCTGTCTCAGCCAAACTACTAATTTTATTTCGACAGACATCGCCAGATCTTTTCTGCTGGCGATGTTCTGCTTCCAGGCTACACTTTAATCCCTTAATAACTGTCAAAATCCCAGAATTAAAAGTTGAATCCAACTTTGAAATTGTATCCAACTTGATGACTGTTTTGATTGACAGATGTAGCAAAGAATTACTTAATAAGTCCTCTCTTTTAATTCAttgcaataaaataaatcatcatGTAAGACGCCGCATTTGGGCATTTGAACAAAAAGCTTTGAAACGTTATCTCGCCCTAGTCCAACATAACTATAAGAACTTTTACCAAAAGAACAAGCTTCTTCCCAGAATGTCCTGGAGAAGGTTCTGCCTTCTCCATCCGCTCATCTCTCATCATCCCTCATCATCAGCTCCCTCTACCTCCGTACTGGAGGAACACGGTCTATTCCGGTACCTTCTTTGTTCGCGTTGTCATTTAATCTTGTAACGCCCTGGACAGATCACTGCCGACTGGAAATAGTCATTATCCTGCTGAATCACTCAGTCAGtcgttgcgtgcgtgtgtgtgtgtgtgagtgtgtgcgcgtgtgcgtcgTTAACACAGATAGAAACAATCCCGTTCGCGCTCCCTTCTCTATACTTtgtgtctctccttctcatGATCTTTTCTACATATACTCTCTCTAGGAGATTGCATAGCTCTGCATAGCACCCTGTGCTCCTTGTTTTAAACAGCAGAGCCATATTCCCTGTGTTGTGTGCGCTGAATATACAGTACTGCAGTCCAAATCAACTTGCTCTTGTCTGTTTCCCTTGTTTCGGTTCCCAGCAAATCTTTCTGGGTTTCTTTTGAGAACCCAATCACACCCTGCAGCGGCCTTGTTACTTCCTATTTCAGAAGCTACCCGGCCACAACGGAAAGATACTAACAGAAAGCGTATTTCTGGATTGGTGCTTTGTGTTATTCAttgtggttctctctgtctgtccccacAAGGTCAACCTACtgaggcttgtttgtgtgttatgttgtgtgtgtgtgtgtgtgtgtgtgcgtgtgcgtgtgcgtgtgcatgtgcgtgtgtgtgtgtgtgtgtgtgtgtgtgtgtctctcagcgTGGTCTATTCTGTATTGTCACCACCACTGTGTTTGATAGCCTTCTTCACTGTCCTCGCCTTCACTTATTGCAAGTATTGTACACAAGTATAGCATATGGACAAATCACCCACTTTTCCGTTGCTAAACCATTGGTGAAACCGTAGCAGTTGGTTTCATAAACCAACCCAGTCTAGGTCTGTGGCCGAAACCCCCCAATTAAGGCTGGTGTTCACTTTTCGCATAAAACACTTCAAGATAAAGGGCCATATACTGTGATAAGGCGTAATGCCACAGTGTCTTTATCCAATCTTGCCTGTACAATTCATCTCATTGTTGGACAAAACTGATATCAATATGTTCATTGTCCACATATGTTAATTCATTTTCACACAGTCGTAGTTTGTGTAGCCCGGCGATATGAATCCATTGCCTATCATAATGGATGTTTCTAAATCCTACATCGATACCCCAAAAAGGGTGGATTCTGCCTGCCAGTCTCCCTTACTTTGTAATTTCTTGCCTTCACGGAATGAACACTGTTATTATCCAATGGTATTAACCTTGTAGAAAGAGATATGGCAGATGAGATGCTCTCGAAGATGACCTCACGATTGGCCTGTCAAAATATCCTCATCTGACCCTCTTTACCAGCACTATCTGGAAATGGTTTCAGGTGTGGTTTCAAGTGTTTACATCTCGGGGGCTTTCTGTTTTTATTCTCTCAGAGGTTTGCTATTTTTCTgagttttctctccctctgttcttaCTACAGCTGTCAAACGTGTACCATAGCGCTGActctgcatgtgggtgtgtgtgtctgtgtgctgttcCTTTATTGTGAAGCCTACATCCCTGAAGGAAATTATGATCAGATCTGTGAATATGTAACAATGTGTTCTACTGTGCCTTGTTGTACTCATTTGCACTTAGGCCCTTATATTAAGTATTTCATGCATCTTTACTATTGTGGCTCTTAAtactaaaatgtgtgtgtgtgggtttctctatgtctgtgtgtatgtgcgtgtgaaaatgtttgtgtgtgtgtgtgtgtgtgtgtgtgtgtgtgtgtgtgtgtgtgtgtgtgtgtgtgtgtgtgtgtgtgtgtgtgtgtgtgtgtgtgtgtgtgtgtgtgtgaatgtctgggtgcatatgtgtgtgtgcgtgtgtgtgtgtgtgtgtgtgcgcgtgcgtgcgtgtgtgcgtgtgtgtgtgtgtgtgtgtgtgtgtgtgtgtgtgtgtgtgtgtgtgaatgtctgggtgcatatatgtgtgtgtgtgtgtgtgtgtgcgtgtgcgtgtgtgtgtgtgtgtgtgtgtgtgtaggatctGCCACTGCGAGGGCGACGAGGAGAGCCCCCTGATCACGCCGTGCCACTGCACCGGCAGCCTGCGCTACGTCCACCAGTCCTGCCTGCAGCAGTGGATCAAGAGCTCCGACACCCGCTGCTGTGAGCTCTGCAAGTACGAGTTCATCATGGAGACCAAGCTCAAGCCCCTGCGCAAGGTAGGGGAGCGCAGCGTGTCCGGACCGGGGGGGTCTTAGtggggggtctgggtctggagCCGATACGGGAATGTAATATAGTCCCTGATCCTCAGACACAAAGCAAAAGCTGTGATgaggtgtgtttttgtttgtgtgtgtgtgtgtgtgtgtgtgtgtgtgtgtgtgtgtgtgtgtgtgtgtgtgtgtgtgtgtgtgtgtgtgtgtgtgggtgtctgtgtgtgtgggtgggtgtctgtgtgtgtgggtgtatgtgtgtgtgtcaacagtaCATTTGTGAAGCATCTACATTCTGCGTTGATTGCTTTCAAAACTGAAACTGAGCAATGTTTCCGGAGCTTTGATGCTGATTTAAAAAGTTACAAGACACACAACCGGAAGCTGGGGTTTGCTTTTCAAAGTTCAACCCTGATGCACGCTGCTCGCGTATCACCAAATCCTGGAGGTAGTCCATTTCGCCCACTCATTATTTTCTGACTTCAAAGTCTTTCGTGCAGCTAATGAATAACTGAATTCCCACCGGTGAATGTAGAAAACTTTATGTACACGCTTACAAATTACGTCATTGTGAAGTGACTGTAAAGGGCTGCTGGTTTTGTGTAATGATACATCTCCCTTCCAGCAATTACTAACCTTAACCTGGCGGACCTACTTcaactcgggggggggggggggggggggggggatatgtatTGAAGAGGAAACGCAATTATGTTGATAATTGAACTTATTAACTGTattacacttgtgtgtgtgtgtgtttgtgtgtgtgtgtgtgagtagacaGACGCatctgtgtatgcatgagtgtgcaTGATTATGACATTATCTACCCTCTTGTGTCTGTCCAACAACCAGTAGTAGAACAGTAATGAAGACTAAATTACATATATTTAAAACTTAAAACACCCTAAAACTATCCTTTCCAAGTTCCACTTTTTCTCCATCATTTAGAATCTA
Above is a window of Gadus morhua chromosome 15, gadMor3.0, whole genome shotgun sequence DNA encoding:
- the marchf8 gene encoding E3 ubiquitin-protein ligase MARCHF8 isoform X1; the protein is MNMPLHQISVIPRDVTSSRVSGSGKAKDKDKQNEKPICHSASRSSNISKAGSPTSVNAPCSFSRTSVTPSNQDICSGSSRDRGVQRQQSTVVLLSSHCKHSPWGGGVSVTALCAPLPPPPPPPPPPPPPPLLPPHQPPRPPGGVSSGGTDWLSLLRPPPAVVLAPAGSLRFSHSLNDIGRRADSLCSGLHFIDRTCSDGELQGGRPDPPGGSAAPHQTADPPGGRGPQPRPPPYLVPSFTNNYQYMVPATVGSHPQHHQRSPGQPQAIPRPQPQQQQQQQRQQQQQQQQQQRGQHPSPGSNDVLHLFLPLSHSSTSASLQGFELGSLASRLHISSSSSALLGGTEPGRAPQGLLLGADGDDSVFEEDQGTRSGRSSGSGASLGGNSRAGLSSQQAPLCCMDEDEDLDRCPSSLSGKSRPFLPYSLSGDFCRICHCEGDEESPLITPCHCTGSLRYVHQSCLQQWIKSSDTRCCELCKYEFIMETKLKPLRKWEKLQMTASERRKIMCSVTFHVIAITCVVWSLYVLIDRTAEEIKQAGRIPGILEWPFWTKLVVVAIGFTGGLVFMYVQCKVYIQLWRRLKAYNRVIYVQNRPDTCKKLALEKPPLMEPSLENKEALAPALSDTNSSQYTETEEYSMEVLHV
- the marchf8 gene encoding E3 ubiquitin-protein ligase MARCHF8 isoform X2, which gives rise to MNMPLHQISVIPRDVTSSRVSGSGKAKDKDKQNEKPICHSASRSSNISKAGSPTSVNAPCSFSRTSVTPSNQDICSGSSRDRGVQRQQSTVVLLSSHCKHSPWGGGVSVTALCAPLPPPPPPPPPPPPPPLLPPHQPPRPPGGVSSGGTDWLSLLRPPPAVVLAPAGSLRFSHSLNDIGRRADSLCSGLHFIDRTCSDGELQGGRPDPPGGSAAPHQTADPPGGRGPQPRPPPYLVPSFTNNYQYMVPATVGSHPQHHQRSPGQPQAIPRPQPQQQQQQQRQQQQQQQQQQRGQHPSPGSNDVLHLFLPLSHSSTSASLQGFELGSLASRLHISSSSSALLGGTEPGRAPQGLLLGADGDDSVFEEDQGTRSGRSSGSGASLGGNSRAGLSSQQAPLCCMDEDEDLDRCPSSLSGKSRPFLPYSLSGDFCRICHCEGDEESPLITPCHCTGSLRYVHQSCLQQWIKSSDTRCCELCKYEFIMETKLKPLRKWEKLQMTASERRKIMCSVTFHVIAITCVVWSLYVLIDRTAEEIKQGILEWPFWTKLVVVAIGFTGGLVFMYVQCKVYIQLWRRLKAYNRVIYVQNRPDTCKKLALEKPPLMEPSLENKEALAPALSDTNSSQYTETEEYSMEVLHV
- the marchf8 gene encoding E3 ubiquitin-protein ligase MARCHF8 isoform X3, which encodes MNSCWKMKLQNEKPICHSASRSSNISKAGSPTSVNAPCSFSRTSVTPSNQDICSGSSRDRGVQRQQSTVVLLSSHCKHSPWGGGVSVTALCAPLPPPPPPPPPPPPPPLLPPHQPPRPPGGVSSGGTDWLSLLRPPPAVVLAPAGSLRFSHSLNDIGRRADSLCSGLHFIDRTCSDGELQGGRPDPPGGSAAPHQTADPPGGRGPQPRPPPYLVPSFTNNYQYMVPATVGSHPQHHQRSPGQPQAIPRPQPQQQQQQQRQQQQQQQQQQRGQHPSPGSNDVLHLFLPLSHSSTSASLQGFELGSLASRLHISSSSSALLGGTEPGRAPQGLLLGADGDDSVFEEDQGTRSGRSSGSGASLGGNSRAGLSSQQAPLCCMDEDEDLDRCPSSLSGKSRPFLPYSLSGDFCRICHCEGDEESPLITPCHCTGSLRYVHQSCLQQWIKSSDTRCCELCKYEFIMETKLKPLRKWEKLQMTASERRKIMCSVTFHVIAITCVVWSLYVLIDRTAEEIKQAGRIPGILEWPFWTKLVVVAIGFTGGLVFMYVQCKVYIQLWRRLKAYNRVIYVQNRPDTCKKLALEKPPLMEPSLENKEALAPALSDTNSSQYTETEEYSMEVLHV
- the marchf8 gene encoding E3 ubiquitin-protein ligase MARCHF8 isoform X4; translation: MLCHLLTNEKPICHSASRSSNISKAGSPTSVNAPCSFSRTSVTPSNQDICSGSSRDRGVQRQQSTVVLLSSHCKHSPWGGGVSVTALCAPLPPPPPPPPPPPPPPLLPPHQPPRPPGGVSSGGTDWLSLLRPPPAVVLAPAGSLRFSHSLNDIGRRADSLCSGLHFIDRTCSDGELQGGRPDPPGGSAAPHQTADPPGGRGPQPRPPPYLVPSFTNNYQYMVPATVGSHPQHHQRSPGQPQAIPRPQPQQQQQQQRQQQQQQQQQQRGQHPSPGSNDVLHLFLPLSHSSTSASLQGFELGSLASRLHISSSSSALLGGTEPGRAPQGLLLGADGDDSVFEEDQGTRSGRSSGSGASLGGNSRAGLSSQQAPLCCMDEDEDLDRCPSSLSGKSRPFLPYSLSGDFCRICHCEGDEESPLITPCHCTGSLRYVHQSCLQQWIKSSDTRCCELCKYEFIMETKLKPLRKWEKLQMTASERRKIMCSVTFHVIAITCVVWSLYVLIDRTAEEIKQAGRIPGILEWPFWTKLVVVAIGFTGGLVFMYVQCKVYIQLWRRLKAYNRVIYVQNRPDTCKKLALEKPPLMEPSLENKEALAPALSDTNSSQYTETEEYSMEVLHV